In Streptomyces sp. NBC_01439, the following are encoded in one genomic region:
- a CDS encoding AMP-binding protein yields the protein MTQGSESVRFGKRTTDTVLHRFEQWARDTPGARALIAGPDGLTYGELDARADRLAHRLLDSGLPPGALVAVGTARQSELVVALLAVLKAGGSYAVIDVESPRSGRRQLAAAEPLVLLTDAAQQAALDNGGGPRVIRLDAEPAAIGGPRTEQSADGPADGPADGAANGPADRPGHSPEDRLPGAVAPPPGRTAAVLSSGAVEPRAVPVGHGLLLAAHEAWAEVARPTPQDRHLFTVGTGVTAFAAGWTRALCSGGALVLSPRSAWQPGDIRTAVETDRVTVLHTDPAGAARLLVHEAERGTLAPAAHRGADPACRSLRLLAVSGDRLYLDEQATLQVRLRPGARVLNVYGPAECAGIGTWFELPQLPRPLDDPEEISLLGTAFPGFRAEVHDGEIRLVPPDGADAVPTGDMGLLREDGLLEYRGRLRDRITLPGGRMIDPYPVESAIRSHEGIGAAILKGVDGPRGPRRLVAYVAPPPGGPTVPARAPFPDIEELRDHLAGKVLREECPRTVIRLRALPRTTAGQEDRDALPLPILPAAAQKPGGKSGKYGAAAPQGEASAGCAAGCGGAALGLVALILTNLLWPGSTDLTGVPQPWAFLFFVLYLFECVAFGVGVVFLFGGRARMLRQRRGPSLTAAAHLAVSYLLLSWWPQDNFYRLAAKQDWPRQAALVYAFNIPLMIAGVIVAAYVVSKPADPFDFHDPADDRPDR from the coding sequence ATGACGCAGGGATCCGAGTCCGTACGCTTCGGCAAACGAACCACCGACACCGTCCTGCACCGCTTCGAGCAGTGGGCCCGGGACACTCCCGGAGCCCGCGCGCTCATCGCCGGCCCGGACGGCCTCACCTACGGGGAACTGGACGCGCGGGCCGACCGGCTGGCGCACCGTCTGCTCGACTCCGGCCTGCCGCCCGGCGCACTCGTCGCCGTGGGCACCGCCCGGCAGAGCGAACTGGTCGTCGCCCTCCTCGCCGTCCTCAAGGCCGGCGGGTCCTACGCCGTCATCGACGTGGAGAGCCCGCGCTCCGGCCGCCGGCAACTCGCCGCGGCCGAGCCCCTCGTCCTGCTCACCGATGCCGCCCAGCAGGCCGCACTCGACAACGGTGGCGGCCCCCGGGTGATCCGGCTCGACGCGGAGCCCGCGGCGATCGGCGGGCCGCGCACCGAACAGTCCGCGGACGGGCCTGCGGACGGGCCTGCGGACGGGGCCGCGAACGGACCTGCGGACCGGCCCGGGCATTCGCCCGAGGACCGGCTTCCCGGTGCGGTCGCCCCGCCGCCCGGTCGCACCGCCGCGGTCCTGTCCAGCGGGGCGGTCGAGCCGCGCGCGGTCCCCGTGGGCCACGGGCTGCTCCTCGCCGCCCACGAGGCCTGGGCCGAGGTGGCCCGGCCGACCCCGCAGGACCGGCACCTGTTCACGGTCGGTACGGGCGTCACCGCCTTCGCCGCGGGTTGGACCCGGGCCCTGTGTTCGGGCGGCGCCCTCGTGCTCTCCCCGCGTTCCGCCTGGCAGCCCGGGGACATCCGCACGGCCGTCGAGACCGACCGCGTCACCGTGCTGCACACCGACCCGGCCGGCGCCGCCCGACTGCTGGTCCACGAGGCCGAACGGGGAACGCTCGCCCCGGCCGCCCACCGCGGTGCCGACCCGGCCTGCAGGTCCCTGCGACTGCTCGCCGTCTCGGGCGACCGGCTCTACCTCGACGAGCAGGCGACCCTGCAGGTCCGGCTGCGCCCCGGCGCGCGGGTGCTCAACGTCTACGGCCCCGCGGAGTGCGCCGGCATCGGCACCTGGTTCGAACTTCCCCAGCTGCCACGTCCGTTGGACGACCCGGAGGAGATATCCCTGCTCGGCACCGCGTTCCCGGGCTTCCGGGCCGAGGTGCACGACGGGGAGATCCGCCTCGTCCCGCCGGACGGCGCCGACGCGGTACCCACCGGCGACATGGGCCTGCTCCGCGAGGACGGGTTGTTGGAGTACCGCGGCCGGCTCCGGGACCGGATCACCCTGCCTGGCGGCCGCATGATCGACCCGTACCCCGTCGAGTCCGCCATCCGCAGCCACGAGGGCATTGGCGCGGCCATCCTGAAGGGGGTCGACGGCCCCCGCGGCCCGCGCCGGCTCGTCGCGTACGTGGCCCCGCCGCCCGGCGGGCCGACCGTACCCGCCAGGGCCCCGTTCCCGGACATCGAGGAACTGCGCGACCACCTGGCGGGCAAGGTGCTCCGGGAGGAGTGCCCGCGCACCGTGATCCGGCTGCGCGCCCTGCCCCGCACCACGGCGGGTCAGGAGGACCGGGACGCCCTGCCGCTGCCCATCCTGCCCGCGGCGGCCCAGAAGCCCGGGGGCAAGTCCGGCAAGTACGGGGCCGCAGCGCCCCAGGGCGAGGCCTCGGCCGGCTGCGCGGCCGGCTGCGGAGGAGCAGCGCTGGGGCTCGTCGCGCTGATCTTGACGAACCTCCTCTGGCCCGGATCGACCGACCTCACCGGGGTGCCGCAGCCCTGGGCGTTCCTGTTCTTCGTGCTGTACCTGTTCGAGTGCGTCGCCTTCGGGGTCGGGGTGGTGTTCCTGTTCGGCGGCCGTGCCCGGATGCTGCGTCAACGCCGTGGTCCCTCCCTCACCGCGGCCGCCCATCTCGCCGTGTCCTACCTGCTGTTGTCCTGGTGGCCGCAGGACAACTTCTACCGACTGGCCGCCAAACAGGACTGGCCGCGCCAGGCCGCGCTGGTCTACGCCTTCAACATCCCGCTGATGATCGCGGGCGTCATCGTCGCCGCCTACGTCGTCAGCAAACCGGCCGACCCCTTCGACTTCCACGACCCCGCGGACGACCGGCCCGATCGCTGA
- a CDS encoding ABC transporter ATP-binding protein, translated as MDMEVTAWTSLHSAINAQQDRRPLSRAGLRRVAAFARPHRRGLTLFLLLSVVTALLAVATPVLASRVVTAIVDGRDSSAVTRLALLIALIAVAEAGLGLLTRRLSATLGEGLILDLRTAVFDHVQRMPVAFFTRTRTGALVSRLNNDVIGAQRAFSNTLSGVVANTVTLVLTLTVMLGISWQITLLALVLLPVFVLPARRMGARMAAMQREASALNAAMGTQMTERFSAPGATLVKLFGRPADESAEFAARAARVRDIGIRTAMAQSAFITALTLVSALALALVYGLGGFYALRGSLDAGSVVALALLLTRLYAPLTALAGARVEVMSAMVSFERVFEILDLKPLIAQDPDARRVPRGPVAVEFDRVSFGYPAADKVSLASLEEVATLDARGGTQVLHEVSFRAEPGQMIALVGSSGAGKSTIAQLLPRLYDADAGAVRLGGIDVRHLTADSIRETLGMVTQDGHLFHESVRANLLLARPEASEEEVWEALRRARLDGLVASLPDGLDTVVGERGYRLSGGERQRLTIARLLLARQRVVILDEATAHLDSTSEAAVQEALGEALAGRTAVVIAHRLSTVQAADLILVVEDGRIVERGTHTALLAAGGRYEELYRTQFAVSGSGAPAPGA; from the coding sequence ATGGACATGGAAGTCACCGCCTGGACGTCGCTGCACAGCGCGATCAACGCCCAGCAGGACCGTCGCCCGCTCTCCCGGGCCGGCCTGCGCCGCGTCGCCGCCTTCGCCCGCCCGCACCGCCGCGGGCTCACCCTCTTCCTGCTGCTGAGCGTGGTGACCGCCCTGCTCGCGGTGGCCACCCCGGTGCTCGCCAGCCGGGTCGTCACGGCCATCGTGGACGGCCGCGACAGCTCCGCTGTCACCCGCCTCGCCCTGCTCATCGCGCTGATCGCGGTCGCGGAGGCCGGACTCGGACTGCTGACCCGCAGACTCTCCGCAACCCTCGGCGAGGGGCTGATCCTGGATCTGCGGACGGCGGTCTTCGACCACGTGCAGCGGATGCCGGTCGCCTTCTTCACCCGGACCCGGACGGGGGCCCTGGTCAGCCGCCTCAACAACGATGTGATCGGTGCCCAGCGCGCCTTCAGCAACACCCTGTCGGGGGTCGTCGCCAACACCGTCACCCTGGTACTGACCCTCACCGTGATGCTCGGCATCTCCTGGCAGATCACCCTGCTGGCACTGGTGCTGCTGCCGGTGTTCGTGCTGCCGGCCCGCCGGATGGGGGCGCGGATGGCGGCGATGCAGCGCGAGGCGTCCGCGCTGAACGCCGCGATGGGCACCCAGATGACCGAACGGTTCTCCGCCCCCGGCGCGACGCTGGTCAAGCTCTTCGGGCGGCCCGCCGACGAGTCCGCGGAGTTCGCGGCCCGGGCGGCGCGGGTGCGCGACATCGGGATCCGCACGGCCATGGCCCAGTCGGCCTTCATCACGGCCCTCACCCTGGTCTCGGCGCTGGCCCTGGCGCTCGTCTACGGGCTCGGCGGGTTCTACGCCCTGCGCGGCTCCCTGGACGCCGGTTCCGTCGTCGCCCTCGCCCTCCTCCTGACCCGGCTCTACGCCCCGCTCACCGCACTCGCCGGCGCCCGCGTCGAGGTGATGAGCGCGATGGTGAGCTTCGAGCGGGTCTTCGAGATCCTCGACCTGAAGCCGCTCATCGCACAGGATCCGGACGCCCGCCGGGTGCCCCGGGGGCCGGTGGCGGTGGAGTTCGACCGGGTCTCCTTCGGCTATCCGGCCGCCGACAAGGTCTCGCTGGCCTCCCTGGAGGAGGTCGCCACCCTGGATGCCCGGGGCGGTACGCAGGTGCTGCACGAGGTGTCCTTCCGCGCCGAACCGGGCCAGATGATCGCCCTGGTCGGCTCGTCCGGCGCCGGCAAGTCGACCATCGCTCAGCTGCTGCCGCGGCTGTACGACGCCGACGCGGGCGCGGTCCGGCTCGGCGGGATCGACGTACGTCACCTCACGGCCGACTCGATCCGCGAGACGCTCGGCATGGTCACCCAGGACGGGCACCTCTTCCACGAATCGGTGCGCGCCAACCTGCTGCTGGCCCGCCCGGAGGCCTCCGAGGAGGAGGTCTGGGAGGCCCTGCGGCGCGCGCGGCTGGACGGCCTCGTCGCCTCGCTGCCGGACGGACTGGACACGGTGGTCGGGGAGCGCGGCTACCGGCTCTCGGGCGGGGAACGGCAGCGACTGACCATCGCGCGGCTGCTGCTGGCCCGGCAGCGGGTGGTGATCCTCGACGAGGCCACCGCGCACCTGGACTCCACCTCGGAGGCAGCGGTGCAGGAGGCCCTGGGCGAGGCCTTGGCGGGCCGGACGGCGGTGGTGATCGCGCACCGACTGTCGACCGTACAGGCGGCGGACCTGATCCTGGTGGTCGAGGACGGCCGGATCGTGGAACGGGGCACGCACACCGCACTGCTGGCGGCGGGCGGGCGGTACGAGGAGCTGTACCGCACCCAGTTCGCCGTGTCGGGCAGCGGGGCACCGGCGCCGGGCGCATGA
- a CDS encoding VOC family protein — protein sequence MDIKLELVAVPVTDVDRAKDFYEKLGFNADHDVTVSGDIRFVQLTPPGSACSIAIGKGLTRMTPGSLDNMQVVVTDIEEAYEDLRGRGVEVTEIQDLPWGSFVYFSDPDGNGWAVQQTTPRKTQGTP from the coding sequence ATGGACATCAAATTGGAACTCGTCGCCGTCCCCGTCACCGACGTGGACCGGGCCAAGGACTTCTACGAGAAGCTCGGCTTCAACGCCGACCACGACGTCACCGTCAGCGGGGACATCCGCTTCGTCCAGCTGACCCCGCCGGGCTCGGCGTGCTCCATCGCGATCGGCAAGGGGTTGACCCGGATGACCCCGGGGTCGTTGGACAACATGCAGGTCGTCGTCACCGACATCGAGGAGGCGTACGAGGACCTGCGCGGCCGGGGCGTGGAGGTGACGGAGATCCAGGACCTGCCGTGGGGCTCCTTCGTCTACTTCTCCGACCCCGACGGCAACGGCTGGGCGGTCCAGCAGACCACGCCCCGCAAGACGCAGGGCACCCCCTGA
- a CDS encoding HIT family protein — protein sequence MPTPMRMPMDREPMDLEAYVERTRGGPCFVCAFLAGHPDYAHESVFEDEHHVAFLDRWPTLPGKVLVAPKAHIEHAVRDLDPTSYTRLMLVVREVALAVEDVFDSERTYLYSLGSRQGNSHLHWHVAALPPGVPYERQQFHSLMTENGVLSPSPAEQAATAGLLRAAVTARGVLEPPR from the coding sequence GTGCCGACACCGATGCGGATGCCGATGGACCGTGAACCGATGGACCTCGAAGCCTATGTCGAACGGACGCGCGGCGGACCGTGCTTCGTCTGCGCCTTCCTCGCCGGGCATCCCGACTACGCGCACGAGAGCGTCTTCGAGGACGAGCACCACGTGGCCTTCCTCGACCGCTGGCCCACGCTCCCCGGAAAGGTCCTCGTGGCTCCCAAGGCGCACATCGAGCACGCCGTGCGCGATCTGGACCCCACGTCCTACACCCGGCTGATGCTCGTCGTACGGGAGGTCGCGCTCGCCGTCGAGGACGTCTTCGACAGCGAGCGGACCTACCTGTACTCGTTGGGGAGCCGACAGGGCAACTCCCACCTGCACTGGCACGTCGCGGCGCTGCCGCCCGGGGTTCCGTACGAGCGCCAGCAGTTCCACTCCCTGATGACCGAGAACGGCGTGCTGTCGCCGTCGCCCGCGGAGCAGGCCGCCACGGCCGGGCTCCTGCGCGCGGCCGTCACCGCGCGCGGAGTCCTCGAACCGCCGCGGTGA
- a CDS encoding sigma-70 family RNA polymerase sigma factor, translating into MDENSWLTERFEEHRSHLRAVSYRMLGSLAEADDAVQEAWLRLNRSDVSDVENLGGWLTTVVSRVCLNLLRSRESRREDSMEARPSDPAVSRADTLGTVDPVDPEQEALLADSVGLALLVVLDQLAPAERLAFVLHDLFAVPFDEIAPMIEKSPTATRQRRVVEAFLAATRCGNFDALVTLLHPDVVLRADRAVGPTPAPILVRGAVTVATGAMAAMQRARSTAPVLIDGVVGLAMAPLGRLFLVLGFTIEDGLITEIDVVAEPERLGALELAALDV; encoded by the coding sequence GTGGACGAGAATTCGTGGCTGACGGAACGGTTCGAAGAGCACCGCTCTCATCTGAGAGCGGTGTCCTACCGCATGCTCGGCTCGCTCGCCGAGGCCGATGACGCCGTCCAGGAGGCCTGGCTGCGCCTCAACCGCTCCGATGTCAGCGATGTCGAGAACCTCGGCGGCTGGCTGACGACGGTCGTGTCGCGGGTCTGCCTGAACCTGCTGCGCTCGCGCGAGTCCCGGCGCGAGGACTCCATGGAGGCGCGTCCCTCCGACCCTGCCGTCAGCCGCGCCGACACCCTCGGCACCGTCGACCCCGTCGACCCCGAGCAGGAAGCCCTGCTGGCCGACTCGGTCGGACTGGCGCTGCTGGTCGTGCTCGACCAGTTGGCACCGGCCGAACGGCTCGCGTTCGTGCTGCACGACCTGTTCGCCGTGCCCTTCGACGAGATCGCCCCGATGATCGAGAAGTCTCCGACGGCGACCCGCCAGCGCCGCGTCGTGGAGGCCTTCCTCGCCGCCACCCGCTGCGGAAACTTCGACGCGCTCGTCACCCTGCTCCACCCCGACGTGGTGCTCCGGGCCGACCGGGCCGTCGGCCCCACCCCCGCCCCGATCCTCGTCCGCGGCGCCGTCACCGTCGCCACGGGCGCGATGGCCGCCATGCAGCGGGCACGGTCCACGGCCCCGGTCCTGATCGACGGAGTGGTCGGCCTCGCGATGGCCCCGCTGGGACGCCTGTTCCTGGTGCTCGGTTTCACGATCGAGGACGGCCTGATCACCGAGATCGACGTCGTGGCGGAACCGGAGCGTCTCGGCGCGCTCGAACTCGCCGCGCTCGACGTTTGA
- a CDS encoding FadR/GntR family transcriptional regulator: protein MTTEGSPGQGHGLHTHVLDTLGLAITAGEHLPGSVLRTDEIAERFDASRTVVREVVRVLESMHLVESRRRVGVTVRPTDEWNVYDPRVIRWRLAGTDRPRQLRSLTVLRSAIEPVAAGLAAALATPQQCAELTEAALGMVRTSRGHQLEGYLRHDIAFHRVVLNASGNEMFARLGDVVAEVLTGRTEHAVMFHDPDPAAVTLHVQVAEAVREGDAARAEALTRRIAMGALEELDVLAP from the coding sequence ATGACCACCGAAGGCAGTCCCGGCCAGGGGCACGGGCTCCACACCCACGTGCTGGACACCCTCGGCCTCGCGATCACGGCGGGGGAGCACCTTCCGGGCAGCGTCCTGCGCACCGACGAGATCGCCGAACGCTTCGACGCCTCCCGCACCGTCGTGCGGGAGGTGGTCCGCGTCCTGGAGTCGATGCACCTGGTCGAGTCCCGCCGCCGGGTCGGCGTCACCGTGCGCCCCACCGACGAATGGAACGTCTACGACCCGCGCGTGATCCGCTGGCGCCTGGCCGGCACCGACCGGCCCCGGCAGCTGCGGTCCCTCACCGTGCTGCGCTCCGCGATCGAGCCGGTCGCGGCCGGGTTGGCCGCGGCACTGGCCACACCGCAGCAGTGCGCCGAACTCACCGAGGCGGCCCTCGGCATGGTCCGCACCTCGCGCGGTCACCAGCTCGAGGGCTACCTGCGGCACGACATCGCCTTCCACCGCGTCGTGCTGAACGCCTCCGGCAACGAGATGTTCGCCCGCCTCGGGGACGTCGTCGCCGAGGTCCTGACCGGCCGCACCGAGCACGCGGTGATGTTCCACGATCCCGACCCCGCCGCCGTCACCCTGCACGTCCAGGTCGCCGAGGCGGTCCGCGAGGGCGACGCGGCGCGCGCGGAGGCGCTGACCCGCCGGATTGCGATGGGCGCCCTCGAGGAACTGGACGTGCTCGCGCCCTGA
- a CDS encoding gluconokinase — MSTQRVIVVMGVAGTGKTTVGQLLAEALGIPYAEGDAFHPAANVAKMSAGIPLDDADRWPWLDAIGEWIRNRAGLRGGVIAASSLKRAYRDRLRAAAPGAVFVHLSGERPLIEKRMAERKGHFMPTTLLDSQFAALEPLQDDELGVVVEVSGSPEDITERALAALRSLPAQEN; from the coding sequence GTGAGCACCCAGCGCGTCATTGTGGTGATGGGCGTCGCCGGCACGGGCAAGACGACCGTGGGGCAACTGCTCGCCGAGGCCCTCGGCATTCCGTACGCGGAGGGCGACGCCTTCCACCCGGCGGCCAACGTCGCCAAGATGTCGGCCGGGATCCCGCTGGACGACGCGGACCGGTGGCCGTGGCTCGACGCCATCGGCGAGTGGATCCGCAACCGCGCCGGCCTGCGCGGCGGCGTGATCGCGGCCTCCAGCCTCAAGCGCGCCTACCGTGACCGGCTGCGCGCCGCGGCCCCCGGGGCCGTCTTCGTCCACCTCTCCGGTGAGCGCCCGCTGATCGAGAAGCGCATGGCGGAGCGCAAGGGCCATTTCATGCCCACCACGCTGCTGGACTCGCAGTTCGCCGCGCTGGAGCCGCTCCAGGACGACGAACTCGGCGTCGTCGTCGAGGTGTCCGGGTCCCCTGAAGACATCACCGAGCGGGCTCTGGCCGCTCTGCGCAGCCTGCCCGCACAAGAGAACTGA
- a CDS encoding GntT/GntP/DsdX family permease yields the protein MTGLHVETLAAAATGPITSAGNTQLGIAVLAGIAVIVLLITRFKLHAFLALTVGSLALGVFAGAPPAKTIASFTAGLGATVAGVGVLIALGAILGKLLADSGGADEIVDTILARAKGRAMPWAMVLIASVIGLPLFFEVGIVLLIPVVLLVAKRGNYSLMRIGIPALAGLSVMHGLVPPHPGPLVAIDALHANLGVTLGLGVLVAIPTVIIAGPLFSRYAARWVDIPAPEHMVAARPSAELEHRPRFGATVFTVLLPVALMLVKALVDIVVDDPASPVQRVTDVAGSPMIALLAAVLVGMFTLGRAAGFTRARISATVEKSLAPIAGILLIVGAGGGFKQTLIDVGVGQMILDVSKDWAVPTLLLAWLIAVAIRLATGSATVATISAAGLVAPLAADMSTTGTALLVLAIGAGSLFFSHVNDAGFWLVKEYFGMTVGQTLKTWSVMETIISVVGLGLVLLLSLVL from the coding sequence GTGACCGGTCTCCACGTCGAGACTCTGGCAGCGGCCGCCACCGGACCGATCACCTCGGCCGGGAACACCCAGCTGGGGATAGCCGTCCTGGCGGGCATAGCCGTCATCGTCCTGCTCATCACGCGCTTCAAACTGCACGCCTTCCTGGCCCTGACGGTCGGTTCGCTGGCCCTCGGAGTCTTCGCCGGCGCACCGCCCGCCAAGACGATCGCCAGCTTCACCGCCGGGCTCGGCGCCACGGTCGCGGGCGTCGGCGTACTGATCGCGCTCGGCGCGATCCTCGGCAAGCTGCTCGCCGACTCGGGCGGCGCGGACGAGATCGTGGACACGATCCTCGCCCGGGCCAAGGGCCGGGCCATGCCGTGGGCGATGGTGCTGATCGCTTCGGTGATCGGGTTGCCGCTCTTCTTCGAGGTCGGCATCGTCCTGCTGATCCCGGTGGTGCTGCTGGTCGCCAAGCGGGGGAACTACTCGCTGATGCGGATCGGCATCCCGGCGCTGGCCGGCCTGTCGGTGATGCACGGACTGGTCCCGCCGCACCCCGGCCCCCTCGTCGCCATCGACGCGCTCCACGCGAACCTCGGGGTCACCCTCGGGCTCGGGGTGCTCGTGGCCATCCCGACCGTGATCATCGCCGGGCCGCTGTTCTCCCGTTACGCGGCCCGGTGGGTGGACATCCCGGCGCCGGAGCACATGGTCGCGGCGCGCCCCTCGGCCGAGTTGGAGCACCGCCCCCGGTTCGGCGCCACGGTGTTCACCGTGCTGCTCCCGGTGGCGCTGATGCTCGTCAAGGCCCTCGTCGACATCGTGGTCGACGACCCCGCCAGCCCGGTGCAACGCGTGACCGATGTCGCGGGCTCCCCGATGATCGCGCTGCTCGCGGCCGTCCTGGTGGGCATGTTCACGCTCGGCCGGGCGGCCGGCTTCACCCGGGCGCGGATCTCGGCCACGGTGGAGAAGTCCCTGGCCCCGATCGCGGGCATCCTGCTGATCGTGGGCGCCGGCGGCGGCTTCAAGCAGACGCTGATCGACGTGGGCGTGGGTCAGATGATCCTGGACGTGTCCAAGGACTGGGCCGTACCGACCCTGTTGCTGGCCTGGCTGATCGCCGTGGCCATCCGCCTGGCCACCGGCTCGGCGACGGTGGCCACCATTTCGGCGGCCGGGCTGGTGGCCCCGCTCGCGGCGGACATGTCCACGACCGGTACCGCACTGCTGGTCCTGGCCATCGGGGCCGGCTCGCTGTTCTTCAGCCATGTCAACGACGCCGGCTTCTGGCTGGTCAAGGAGTACTTCGGGATGACCGTCGGTCAGACCCTGAAGACCTGGTCGGTGATGGAGACCATCATCTCGGTGGTCGGCCTGGGCCTCGTACTGCTGCTGTCACTGGTCCTGTAG